One genomic window of Anser cygnoides isolate HZ-2024a breed goose chromosome 11, Taihu_goose_T2T_genome, whole genome shotgun sequence includes the following:
- the C11H15orf61 gene encoding uncharacterized protein C15orf61 homolog has product MRALRRLHEAAVGALLWRGAAPPRPPASEVLSQHLRQRGLPHWTSFCVKYSAVRNDQFGLSHFNWRVDGANYLVLRTGCFPFVKYHCSRAAPQDLALQNAAFTALKVLNAGIPTLLYGIGSWFFVSVTETVHTSHGPVTIYFLNKEDEGAMY; this is encoded by the exons ATGCGGGCGCTGAGGCGGCTGCACGAGGCGGCCGTGGGGGCGCTGCTgtggcggggggcggccccgccgcgcccgcccGCCTCGGAGGTGCTGAGCCAGCACCTGCGGCAGCGCGGCCTGCCCCACTGGACCTCGTTCTGCGTCAAGTACAGCGCGGTGCGCAACGACCAGTTCGGCCTCTCGCACTTCAACTGGCGGGTGGACGGCGCCAACTACCTGGTGCTGCGCACCGGCTGCTTCCCCTTCGTCAAGTACCACTGCTCCCGCGCCGCCCCGCAGGACCTGGCGCTGCAGAACGCCGCCTTCACCGCCCTCAAGGTCCTCAACGCCG gCATCCCAACTTTACTATATGGAATTGGCTCCTGGTTCTTTGTCAGTGTCACAGAGACTGTTCATACGAGTCATGGCCCAgttactatttattttctaaataaagaaGATGAAGGCGCAATGTACTGA